A genomic window from Pocillopora verrucosa isolate sample1 chromosome 7, ASM3666991v2, whole genome shotgun sequence includes:
- the LOC131775187 gene encoding zinc finger protein-like 1 homolog, with protein MGLCKCPKKKVTTQFCFEHRVNVCEHCLVSSHPRCIVKSYLHWLQDSDYNPVCTLCNGSLAEGDVVRLICFDVFHWACLNSYAASLPTNTAPAGYSCPNCKSTVFPPENQISPVADQLRQMLATAPWARVGLGLPVVPSTSSTSTTASESIVSRHEADIVAQMSDSQRMAPTYEKKDHTLNSTSHTASQSPPYTTPLSTKTELRSTRDHHVVDVRQQNTMVPPPQQSYAHGDKPSTVSRKIFNTKEPVDSIPYDHDENKYQRRGAIDWFTRWFWSRRPKKPGPEDPNASLKRTTVLLILFVLAFTTVVVLFTRVGRGMADKDPFLDPMANPNIRVQGGRIKSA; from the exons ATGGGTTTATGTAAATGCCCTAAGAAGAAGGTTACCACCCAATTTTGCTTCGAACATCGCGTGAATGTTTGTGAACACTGTCTTGTTTCAAGTCACCCTAGG TGTATTGTGAAGTCATATCTGCACTGGCTCCAGGACAGTGATTATAATCCAGTCTGTACTTTGTGTAATGGAAGTTTAGCTGAGGGAGATGTTGTTCGATTAATTTGCTTTG ATGTATTCCACTGGGCTTGTCTTAACAGTTATGCTGCAAGCCTTCCAACAAACACTGCTCCAGCTGGTTACTCTTGTCCCAACTGCAAG TCAACAGTGTTTCCTCCCGAGAATCAAATTTCTCCTGTTGCTGACCAGTTGAGACAGATGTTGGCCACTGCACCATGGGCCCGTGTTGGTCTTGGGCTTCCTGTG GTACCTTCCACCAGCTCAACAAGCACCACAGCCTCTGAAAGTATTGTGTCAAGACATGAAGCTGATATTG TTGCTCAAATGTCAGACAGTCAGAGAATGGCACccacttatgaaaaaaaagaccaTACCCTAAACTCTACTTCACACACAGCTAGTCAGTCACCTCCATACACCACCCCACTGAGTACTAAAACAGAACTGCGATCAACCAGAGATCATCATGTAGTAGATGTGCGACAACAGAACACTATGGTACCACCCCCACAGCAGTCTTATGCACATGGTGACAAGCCCA GCACAGTGTCAAGGAAGATATTCAACACGAAGGAGCCAGTAGACAGTATCCCGTATGatcatgatgaaaataaataccAAAGGAGAGGTGCCATCGATTGGTTCACGAGATGGTTTTG GTCTCGTCGACCCAAAAAGCCTGGACCTGAGGATCCAAACGCCTCCTTAAAACGAACCACAGTATTACTGATCCTGTTTGTTCTGGCCTTCACTACTGTTGTGGTGCTTTTTACACGAGTTGGACGGGGAATGGCTGATAAGGACCCGTTTCTTGACCCGATGGCAAATCCCAACATAAGAGTTCAAGGTGGTAGGATAAAAAGCGCATAG